The Sphingopyxis sp. BE259 nucleotide sequence CGATGAAGCGGGTAATCCAGTAGATCGGCAGGATGAGCGCGACGACCTTTGCAAGGCCGAACCCCAGACGCAGCGGGTGGCTTTCGACTTCTTTGGCCATCGCGAGGCTGTCATACATGCCGAGGTGCATTTCGACGCCGTGCTGGACCAGCTCGACAACGACGGGGATGAGCGCCAGCAGCGGACAGGCGAGCAGGAACAAGCCACTTTCGCGATACGTGCTTTTTAGGGCGGTCCAGAAGCTCATGCATCATCTCCATCGTCGAAAATAATCAATTCGCCGGGCTGGCATTCGAGGATGCGGCAGATCGCATCGAGCGTCGAAAAGCGGATCGCCTTGGCCTTGCCGGTTTTGAGGATCGACAGATTGGCGACGGTGATGTCGACACGTTCGCTCAGTTCGGTCAGCGTCATGCGCCGCCGCCACAGCATGTCGTCGAGCTGGATCCGGATCGCCATCAGATCGTCTGCTCGATTTCTTCGCGCATCGCCGCACCCTGTTCAAAGATGCGGGCGAGGATGAACAACATCAGCACCGCCAGCCACGCGGTCAGGCTGGGCTGCCATCCGAAATGCTCGCCGCTCGCTACGACCAACTGATAGGATATCCAGCCATAGCCGACGTCGATCACCTGCGTCGCGAGCAGGCACCAGCCGATCACGCGGAGTCGCCGCGCATTGACCGGCGTGAAGACCGCAGCGCTGTCGACGCTGTCGATCATCGCGACAAGGCGCGTGAAAATGGCGTGCGCGGCAAAGGCGATCGGCACGCAGAGCAGCAGGACGAGGCGGAACAGGTCGATCACATGATCGGCGTCCATGCGCGGGGTTACCTTGGTCAGCGCATCGGCAAGCAGGTCTGGCCTGAGCGTGATAGCAACGAGCACGACCATGAAGACCGCGGCGAAGAACCAGTTCAGCACATTCAACCCAACCAACAATCGTCTGCTCCATCGCAGCATTGCAAATCTCCCGATAATCGATACTTGTCATATTGATAATCAATAAATTACATATTGCAATACGGTAATTTGGTTGCCGAATGTGCGCCGTTCGCGCCGCGGTCGTCGCATGCCCTGCCCATCGCGAAGGAGAGAGATCATCGGGCTTTGGCGGCGGCTGCATTGATGATAGATTTGGCGCTGACATCCGATCGGGTCGAGGCGCGCTATGAAACAGGACGAAGCGATATTGGCGCGGCGGCGGTTGCTCGCCGGTGCGTTTGGGATGCTGGCGTTGACGCAAGCACCATGGGCGCTGGCGAAATTGCCGGGCAGCGGCGTCAAGGGATTGATCGGCGGTGCATCGGATGGCGCGCTCGACAAATTGGCGCAGCCGGGCGCCTTTTACCGCGACGTCGCGGTGCGGATCTTGTTGCCGGGCGCGGGCGGCAAGCTGGCATCGAAGCTGTTCGGGGTCGGCGACAAGCTCGGGCTGACCAGCAATCTGACCAAAAGTCTGAACGATGCCGGGGGGCAGGCGGCGGGAGAGGCGAAGCCGATTTTTCGCGCCGCGATCGACAATCTGCGCTGGTCCGATGCGCCAGCATTGGTCGGCAAAAAAGACGGCGCGACGCGCTACCTGCAAAGTAGTGCGGGCGACACGCTGTTCGGCAAGGTATCGCCGCTGATCGGATCGGCGCTTCAGGATGTCGGCGCCTATCGCCAGCTCGACCAGCTGGCTAAGGGCAATTCGCTGATGGCATCGGCGGGGCTGACGCGCGACGGGCTGACCAAATCGGTGACCGAACAGGCGCTGAAGGGGATATTCCATTATATGGCGGGCGAGGAAGCGGCGTTGCGGCGGAATCCGGCGGGGTTGCTGAAGGGGATTTTTTGAGCTGCGAGTGACCGCTAACGACCAGAAGTAACCGTCGCCCCCGCGAAGGGGGCCGCTGTCGTTTTACGCAGCGGCACAGGAATAGGCCGATGGCGGCCCCCGCCTTCGCGGGGGCGACGATTATTGCCGATTTCCGCTCCCCA carries:
- a CDS encoding DUF2975 domain-containing protein, producing MLVGLNVLNWFFAAVFMVVLVAITLRPDLLADALTKVTPRMDADHVIDLFRLVLLLCVPIAFAAHAIFTRLVAMIDSVDSAAVFTPVNARRLRVIGWCLLATQVIDVGYGWISYQLVVASGEHFGWQPSLTAWLAVLMLFILARIFEQGAAMREEIEQTI
- a CDS encoding helix-turn-helix transcriptional regulator, with translation MAIRIQLDDMLWRRRMTLTELSERVDITVANLSILKTGKAKAIRFSTLDAICRILECQPGELIIFDDGDDA
- a CDS encoding DUF4197 domain-containing protein, producing MKQDEAILARRRLLAGAFGMLALTQAPWALAKLPGSGVKGLIGGASDGALDKLAQPGAFYRDVAVRILLPGAGGKLASKLFGVGDKLGLTSNLTKSLNDAGGQAAGEAKPIFRAAIDNLRWSDAPALVGKKDGATRYLQSSAGDTLFGKVSPLIGSALQDVGAYRQLDQLAKGNSLMASAGLTRDGLTKSVTEQALKGIFHYMAGEEAALRRNPAGLLKGIF